DNA sequence from the Malus domestica chromosome 06, GDT2T_hap1 genome:
aaagtgggagttgtccacgataattcgcgtcatTCTTCTTgaatgttgacgttcttatctccccctaacgacgggaagattgtctcataaaagtgacaatccacgaaacgagcggtaaacagatcacttatcaaaggttctaagtaacaaaTAATCGAAGAAGAGTCATattcgacatagattcccatcattAGCTGatgccccatttttgtacgtaagggcaaCGAAATttgcacatagaccgcacaacaaaAAAcacgcagatgcgatatgtcaaGTTCTCATCCGATAGCCAACTGAAATACGCTATATGGTTGGGTCACAATAAGTCTCAGACGGATCAACatggctgcgtgcaatattACATGACCCCAAGCAACGATCGAGAGCTTGGTGCGTATAAACAACGATTGAGCAATCATTTATAAGCgcttaatgaatgcctctgccaggccattctgggtgtgaacatggggtgcatgatgttcaacttcaacctcaatgacatgcaatagtcatcaaaagttttatatatgaattctccagcattatccaattgaatagatttaatcagataatcagggtggtgagccctgagcttgataacctaagccaacagtttggagaatgcggTGTTCCTTATGGACAACAAGTACACGTGTAACTAACGTGTGGAGgcatcaaccaaaacccataaaatatctaaatggtccgtataaagggtgaatcggtccacaaatgtctcCCTAaatcatttataaaaaaaaattgggaggaTTCAAATGAATCTTGTCATAAAAGGCTTAATGATGAGCTTTCCCATAGAGCAAGTTGGACATGCAATTCCTTGAATCGAACTTAAACTtcaggttagtggatgcccgtgtgatgatttgagaaTACAGCGCATCGTTATTTGTCCAGGATGTCCTAAACGATCATGtcaaagtgtaatttcatgtGCGGTCTCAGAGGTAGGGTCGGCCATATAGTGGCTctctatggggcgtatggtcgtagcaTACAGAAATTCAACTTCGTTTTCTATATAGGTTTCAGTGTGGTAATTATTAtttctaatgtccttgaaactcaacaatgttattccggaacgtggagaatagtgTGCCTCATCAATGATCTGGaatgtaccattagacaacattatatgtgccttaccgtatcctttgatcaggttggatgggcctgagaagGTTGTCAGAgatgcattcttaggtatgaagttagtgaaatagatatgTTTACTCAAAACTGTGTGCGTAGTTGCATTATCTGTCAGACAACTAACTTctccactagtcatacctagaatgaaaaattaatttgaatcggtcacatgcataaaagtccttaaaaacaagtatcaattcaaaataattttaactattcaaggatggtaattaattaaaattttaatatccaaaaacaaatcaccaacaaataatccaaatataaaggaaaattgttcaaaatttaaccaaaaacaaaaggggGCCACTATGTGGGATTCGGCCTCAGTGTCTAAAATTGAACTagaaaaatagtttatgtctaagattctaatcttccataggggtaacggcctcttgaaagtcagaaaccttcATCTTTGTACTCTctggttcgtccacttgcataaagtttgatttaaacttcttacgacgagaatgatatttggCTATAATTTTCTGGGGAGCTCAGCAAACACAGGACCAATAGTCCTTTGAACCACAGCGATAACACATGTCTGCATCCATGGTTTTAGGTACTTTGCCGTTATTCTTGAAGTTAAGGCCTTTGAAGCGAGGTTTGGGTGCTTCTGGGCTCTGTTTCCTCCCTtagatgggccttggctctatTAACCTTGACGGggtggcttctggccgcccctACCACGCCTATGTTGGCGCTTTGGGCATTGGTTCGTGCTATAGTGTGCTTCAGGCATAACAGTCGCCCTAATAGGTCGagtttgatgattcttcatcaatagCTGATTCTACTTTTCaataagaagtaaaacagagattaaatccgaaaacttagtgaacttctgagctctgtATTGTTGCTATAAGACAATATTAGTAGtagagaaggtcgaataggtcttctttAGGAGATACTCTCCGGTCAAAGTCTCGTCACAAAACTTGaaaagtgatcggattcgacaaatttcaaaattatattcattcatagacttaaagtcttggacgAGCAAATGATGttagtcatgtcttgcttcaggcaagaagatgttcttttggtgatcaaaatgaTCGGCCAAAGCGACTCATAGTGCTCATGGATCCTCTTCAGCAAGGTACTCGGTTTGTAAGgcgtcatgaatatgtcttcggatgaagatcatagcagtggctttctTAGCTTCATCAACTGGGTTGTCCGTCTCATATTCAATGACGGGATGCAAGTTATTTGCAGTGagatggagcttcacatcttagacccacttgaggtagttccttccagagacctccaaagtagtgaagtcaagtttgttcaaattcgacatgttcctatcacaataTAGAtgaacaagatgtggttagtgtaatggagaaaaaatcaatccattcacataggagtagaatattcaggttctaatagacatgtattggtttaaatttgcatgaaaaaacttcgtgttttcatgggtgatgtttttaagtaaaacttcaggttttcaaacaatgCATGGTTTTAGAAACTTCAAGTTTCGAAATAATTATGGACTTCAAGTTCATATGTTCCTGCAGAGaaatgtaaatatatatatatatatatatgtatatatatatgcaacaagaaaatatgcaaatataACTTCAGgtctataattataattgaattaattatttagacTTCGAGTCaaatttaaagtgtgggtgaaaaaatataaaacccaaattgtctaaaaaaataaacaattaagtTCGGGGCCTAAAAACATGGGCCAAAGCCCATGGGTGGGCTAGGCAAATTGGAGTCGTGCGGCCCAGGCCCAAGGATGGGTTGGAATAGGCTCGGGCCTAGCATGCAGGTTGGCCCAACATCACAAATTTGATGGGCTGCAGGCGCAAGCCCAAAACAAAGGCCCATGAAGGGCTCTGATTCGGTGTGATGCGAACATGGATACACCAATGCATAAACCAGGATCTGGTGTGATGCATACATGGGGAACACCAATAATCGGCTTGGGTTGGATTTATGCGGGCCGGGAGTCCAATAGAAGCCCAATTGGCTTGTTGGATATGGGTCGTGACTGCGAAAACAAACACTAAGCCCAAAAAGATGTTGTACGATGCATGCCGAGGGTCCGAGGCTCACAAGGGCTCGGGTCGAGAAACCCAAAACAACCCAGTGGCGCTAGGTGTCGGATTCGAACCAGAAAAAGCTCAGGCGTCGCTTTAGGTGATTTTCCTCGGGTGGTCACGGCACGGCGATGCATGGGGGTTCAATTGGGAACTCTAGGTTTGGACGGAAAAACAAGTTTCAACATTGAGGGGGGGTTTGAGAAACCTTGAGGATTTGAAGAATCTGTCAAAAAATTCACCTATTTTCATCCGTTTTTTCGAGAAAAACCTATTGTCATGACGATGGTTTGGTCCTAAACATGACTACAGGTCGTGATTTGCCAAGAAAAATGGCGGTAAGGTCGTGATCGACTACGGAAAGCGCTGGGTCATGGGTTCAATGCCAAAAACGACATCGTCTTAGATGGAGCATGGGTTCAGCTTTGGTGCATCACGGCCCAGAGAGGCTCACTTGAGCTCAGGTGGGCATCACAAGTCATGTGTTCGAAGAACCCTAAGagtttcaattcttttttcttttttttagatTATAATTCAAGGCATATTAACAAATAATTTTAATGAATgaacatatatttgatgcagatcatgacaaatatcaaattcacataattcaacaattatgaatataatgcatactcaatttatgtagaatctaaaattcgaaaaacgtaagttaggtcatgcattatggtgaatgttcatgctataaGGGCTAGAAATATATCAAGATAAAAATCTTTGTTTTGGAAGAACTcaattgcgtgatgatatggatgaactggtttgatgtagAAAATCTCCTTGTCAGATTTTTAAGCGCAGCGATAGGAGtttgctgataacgtgttgtggtatATTTTAATTGACAAAAAGAGAAGCCGGCGTCAAGGAAAGAGAGtgtagagagagatgtgtttgtagggatGTAGAGAATGTATGTTATACCCCCTacgtagtgcctttatttatagtaataagggagaTAATAAATCCTTCTACTCCAAGGAATATAAGACCATATAGGAAATGATAATTAGAattaaatctaatctaggattcaCACAATCAAACTTAAACtagaagtttacaacataaTTAACTTTTTGTAGGGaatttttgacataaaaattaatttaatgagagtttaaaaaaaacacttaaattaatattaaatcTGAAATGTCACTATCTACTAGTTTAGTGGGATTTCCCctcacttataagtgataggttttttttttttttttttttttttttaaacaaacgatattatatctGGGTGTGGGAGTGAGCTAAGTCCatatgggctagcaataatatggttcaaatttatttttggctagaatcgaacctaagatctcttacttacaagtgaacaTGAATACAACTAGATCATAATACTAATTGCcattgtaagtgagaggttttacattcgattcttgccaaagacgaatttgaaccacaataTTGTTGTCTCATTGTAAGACTTATCTCACCCTCCCAGCACTTTAGTATGCATAATATcgcatgttaaaaaaaaaaattatacgtGAAATATAGAATTTAATGAAAAGTAAAAGTACTTTGAtctaaagttgaaaaccaacaaatatttaagagtaaattgtagaaatggttcatcaactttaatcaaattggagcaattgtctctcaactaaaaattcattactattggttcctcaactcattaaaatgtgtagctatggttATTTTTATCAACTTCGTCAACATTTTATCAAAATgaattatgttggaatgactattactacaatttgaggaaccatttctccaattggattaaagtttaaggatcatttctccagttgaattaagttgagggaccattggtAATGgcttttagttgagggaccatagctgtacgttttgatgagttgaggatcaatgataatagatttttagttaaaaaattATTGTTCCAATTAAGTTAAAATTGAAAGACCATTAATACAATTTACTcaatatttaattttgttagtgtAAGCAAGCATGTCATACAGATTAGTACCCTAGGCAATCCCTCACGTGACCCCCTTCTTCTGCTTCCATCTCTCTGTCTCCGGCTGTCTGTTTTCACAGATTCACTTCTCACTGGGTGAGTCAGCAGTCACCCTTGTCCTCAGCTGCAGCAACACAACACTCGTGTCGTTTGTTGTCTCTCCATTTCCGAAGCTCTTCACTTCAGCGCTTTCACATTCCCCTTCTTCTATGTAGCCCCACTTCCAACACAAACTACTACCACTACCACTGCCACTACCACTACCACTCAAATGGGTTGCTTACACTCCAAAACCGCCCACCTCCTCCGCTCCCCCGACCACCCCTCTTCTCTACCCGACACCCACAAACCTGACCCGGGTAGGTCATTACCTCTCTCGGCTCCTCTTTTGTTGCTTTTTATGGCATTGATTTTTAtgggttttctttttatttatttcgttTTGGTTTTGAAGCTAATGGGGATCCAGCTGCGGCGGCGGATCCCCTGGTGCCGGCATTCAAAGAGTACGGCGTCGACGAGCTCCGGAAGGCCACGAACGGGTTCAGCTCCGAATGCATTGTTTCCGAAAGCGGCGAAAAAGCTCCCAATGTTGTTTACAGAGGGAAGCTTGATGGCAATCGCCTTGTCGCTGTTAAACGCTTCTCCAAGCAATCTTGGCCCGACGCCCAGCAGTTCGTGGTGAGTACAAGATcattattttctgtttggttcccgAGAAAATGAAGGACAAAGAAAATAGCTTTCATAACAGAGTATTTTGGGACTTGGGTTTTCATTTGGGGCTGATCTAGCTGGTAATGCTGAGGAATTGGAAAAGACAAAGTAAAGTAAAATTTTGGGACTTGGATTTTTCTATAATTTGTACTAGACATTTGATTTAAATTTGTTGTCTTTACTTCACTTCTCATttttgttgaaaattaaaaaccgAAAACTTGGTTAGTCACTACTTTCTACTTTCAGTTATAAAACTGAAACCGAAAACGAAATTTCAAATTACCCTAATTTTCcgtcattttctaaaaataatacACACAGGAGGGTTTTTGGCATTGTTGGATAGTTTGATACTGAGTTTGATGTTAATGAATATGATTGGGCAGGCTGAGGCTTCTGGAGTAGGGAAGTTGAGGCACAAGAGATTGGTGAATCTGATTGGTTGCTCTGCCGAGGGTGACGAACGGCTCTTGGTGGCCGAGTATATGCCTAATGATACTCTTTCCAAGCATCTCTTCCATTGTAATTCCGCTCAAtcacttccctttttctttcttttctctagtGCAAATCATTGAGTTTGTAACTAACCATCCTTTTGCTTTTAGCTTTTTTGAACACTTTTTTATGCACTATGATCAACTCTTTTTCGTCTTTGCATTTTTACTTATGTCCAACACTTTTTGTGCACCTACAGTAAAAAACCTCTCCTTCCGTACTTTTCTGAAGTATTGCGCACAAGGTTTTAAAAGACTACCATCGATTATTTTACTTGACTAATGTTTGCCTAGTCCAACTAAAGCCACTGATGATTCCTGTGTATCTATGACTTATGTGTTACTTTATGGTGATCAGTATACTGCTCCAAAACGATATCCCTAATCGGGCCATTGTGTTTTCTTTTACTATTAACTTCCTATGACTTCTTATAGGGGACAAGAAGCCATTGCCATGGGAAATGCGTGTTAGAGTTGCATACCATATTGCAGAGGCACTTGATCATTGTAATACAGAAAACCGGAAGATCTATcatgatttgaatgcatatagaGTTCTTTTTGACGAGGTATGCATATGATTTGTGACAAAGAATACAGTTATCTTGTTAGGAGGATTATGAATGCCTCCTGTGGTTTCAGGTTATTCCATTTGGATGCACTAGACTTTTATGTTTGCATTCCTGACAGCGTATGCATTTGTTGCAAAATATGTGCTGCTTCTCTGCAGATCATCAAATAGTGTAATTTATTCCATGGACTTTTATGTTGGTTGCTCGTAAATTTATCACACTTCTTCAGAAACTTGATTGCACTGTTTGCTAACTTTGACAAATATTGTTTTCTCCATTAACTGTTGAGGTGTCCACATTCCCAGAAGACAAATTAAATGACTACAGTACCTTTACACTTTTATGTTCTTGTTCTTTTCATTTACGCCATGTTGGAAATCATATGAGATTGTGCTGACATGTCCCATATAAGTTGGCGTGTTCCTGTGTATAATCTTTCTACATTGCATAAAGAAGTTTGAAAAATGGCAACAAATTTAACATGGCCTTGCCAAGCCAGAAAGAGAAAACATAACCAGGCATTTTACAACTACTCAAACTGTGCTGCATTAGTTGCTTTGTCCATTTTGTGTTAGCTCAATTTGCCCATTTCTATCTGAGGTGTTTCAATGTTTTGCTAACATTGACCTTATTTTAACTTTCTTGTCGTTTCACAGTGACTATGAAATAAGTTCTCTATTctattcttgtttgttgataTCTTAAATATCTTACTATTGCACGGATGACCGTTGGTTTTCTTGTATATAAATACAATTGATTATCACTTTTAGTGAACATGTTTTAAAGTGGAACATATTATATAAATTACAAGGTTCTGTAAGATTTTTGTGATTACAGTACAACTGAGTAATGAACTTGTGTCAGGATGGTGACCCTCGATTGTCTACCTTTGGCCTTATGAAAAATAGTCGGGATGGAAAAAGCTACAGTACCAATTTGGCTTATACTCCACCTGAGTTTCTACGGACAGGTAAATTACGTCACAGCATTTGTCCTTATGGGAGACAGAAAGTTGTGTCTCGAATATCTCCTGCATTTTTTGGTTTAGCAAAATAATGTAATATGAAGTAAGAACAGTAATATGTCTCATTTTAGTTACTAAACCCCATTTCTATACCAGCACTATATTATTACCCAGTTTAGTAACTAAATTAATCTTTTTGTGCAGAATAGTATTACGAAATCAAATTTCTGTTAGATTGATAACTGATATTAAGGGCAGGTATTGAGAATTGGGACCTTGGCCAAACTTAGGTACCAAAAGTACAAGCCTTTCAtattataaaatgtaaaaaaataaaaaagtataaTGATTATATTGTCTCGTACTCAGGTTGCTTAGATATCATATATTATAAAGTTTAGTACATATAACTTGTAAGCCTCCATGTCAGAGTGAATGGTGTTGGACAGCGAAGCATAGTGGTTTTTGTACATCATTGTCTAGATCAGGCTGATTGGATATTATGTGATGAAGTATTACGTACAAACTGTAATATTTTCCGCTCATTATGGTGACTGATGTTGGACTGAGAAGCATAATCATTTTTATACATCAACACACCAACATCGAGTTCGTTATGTTCTTTTCTAAGTCTGGATTTGTGGATTACTACATAATTTTTTCATGCTTATGAATCCTGAAGATTGTGTAACTAGTTACTACCTTCGCAATTACCTATGGTGGTGTGGTGTGATAGTTTTCCCCGACTTGGTTGATAACTTTATATGGCTGGAGATATGAAAACCGATTTTCAGTATATTTGATTAGAGTCGAACTTTGCAGGCAGGGTCATCCCAGAGAGTGTAATCTACAGTTATGGAACTGTCCTGTTGGACCTTTTGAGTGGAAAGCATATTCCTCCAAGCCATGTATGTTGACTTACATTCCTTGAACCTTTACATTATTCTTCTTTCAGggattgtttttttcttctcttccttgTGAATTCATTGACATTTCCAGTGCCTAGGCTGTAGATTCTCTACTGTGTTGGTGCATGATCTCAGGGTTTCAAATATATGTCTCAAACTATGTTTTAGGATCCTAGtgcttttattttcattagcATTCTGCGAAGCTCCGATCGTTTTGAATGTTTTTATCTTTAATGTATATATTATGTATTTATGTCCTGCActtgatttattatttttacatgGTCGGTATTATTGATATCTCAAATTTAACAAGTAAGAATTAAAATACACGAACAGTATAGGTTCATTATGTTTACTCAAAACACTACTTTTATGTTGAATATTTTGGCGTCCCTTATGAATCTTCCGGAGCTCAGATTGCATTAGATCCAAACTCTTTTAGGAATACAAAGTTGGAAAATAATTCTCTTTAGTTTTCTACTTTGAAAGATATGAGGATTGTTTAAGGAATTATTGTATCTCCAGGCACTGGATTTGATAAGGGGAAAGAATGTATTGCTGTTGATGGATTCATCATTGGAAGGGCAGTATGCGAATGATGATGCCACGAAGTTGGTTGAACTTGCTTCCAAATGTCTTCAGTCTGAGGCCAGGGATAGAGGAGATATTAAGTTTCTTCTCACAGCCATTGCCCCGTTTCAAAAACAGAAAGAGGTTTGTGTTATCCTGAAGTCATCAGTTtactatttctttgttttgtgtgatACATAGTCCATCTACTTTGTTTTATAACATATTCTTTTTCCCATC
Encoded proteins:
- the LOC103436872 gene encoding serine/threonine-protein kinase BSK2, with translation MGCLHSKTAHLLRSPDHPSSLPDTHKPDPANGDPAAAADPLVPAFKEYGVDELRKATNGFSSECIVSESGEKAPNVVYRGKLDGNRLVAVKRFSKQSWPDAQQFVAEASGVGKLRHKRLVNLIGCSAEGDERLLVAEYMPNDTLSKHLFHWDKKPLPWEMRVRVAYHIAEALDHCNTENRKIYHDLNAYRVLFDEDGDPRLSTFGLMKNSRDGKSYSTNLAYTPPEFLRTGRVIPESVIYSYGTVLLDLLSGKHIPPSHALDLIRGKNVLLLMDSSLEGQYANDDATKLVELASKCLQSEARDRGDIKFLLTAIAPFQKQKEVASHVLMGLPKNTVVVPTMLSPLGKACARMDLTAVHDILLKTGYKDEEGAENELSFQEWTQQVQDMLNTKKFGDIAFRDKDFKNAIEYYSKLVAMISGPPATVFARRAFSYLMNGQAELALRDAMQAQVCIPEWPTAFYLQALALSRLGMETDAQDMLNDGAAFDTKKHNAWRN